The Mesorhizobium loti DNA segment TCGAGCCTGGTGCCGTCATCCAGCGTCACGCCCTCGACGCGCAGCCTGCCCTTGGCGGCGGCAAGCGCCCGCCCTTTGACCAGCCGCACTTTGGTTGGCGCGTCGGGCATGCCGTCAAGCCTGATGTCGACCAGCGTGATGTCGGATCCAGCTTCGGCGAGTGCTCCTGCGACCTCGTAGGCACTGTCATTGTTGGTCGCGACGACGACGCGGCGGCCGACCAGCACCGCATGGCGCCCGAGATAGGCGAGCGCCGCATCCGCCGACAGGATGCCCGGCAGGTCGTTATTGGCGAAGGGCAGCGGCCGCTCGATGGCGCCGGTTGCCAGCACGATCTGGCGCGGCCGGACCCGCCACAGCGTGTCGCGCCGGCCATCGAAATGACGCTGGTTCAGCCCGACCAGATTGTGGTCGTAGATGCCGAAGGCGGTGGTCGCAGGCAGGATCAGGTGACCGCCGGCGGAAAGTTCGGCAACCGTCTCCTCGACCCAAATCGCCGCCGGCTTGCCGTCGATCTCGCCGGCACGATGGCCGAGCGATCCGCCCGGCTTCCGCTGGTCGTCGACCAGCACGACGGATAGACCAGCGTCGGCCGCCAGCCTGGCCGCCGCCAGTCCGGCCGGTCCCGCACCCACCACCAGCACATCGCAATGATGGTTGACCTGGTCCGCCGTACCCGGCGCGGTCCATTCCGTATCGACCTTGCCCAGCCCGGCCATGGCGCGGATGCGCGGCTCGAACATGTGCCAGTCCGGCCACATGAAGGTCTTGTAGTAGAACGCCGCCGGAATGAAGCGCGAGAAACGGTCGAGGAAGGCGTTGCGATCGGTCAGCGCGCTCGGCGTCGCGTTGACGCTTTTCGCCACCAGCCCGTCGCGTGCCGGCTCGGTCGTGGCCCGCGTGTTCGGCGTCGCCTGCGGGCTGCCGACATCGACCAGCGCGTTCGGCTCCTCGACGCCGGCGCCCCAGATGCCGCGCGGCCGGTGATATTTGAAGCTGCGGCCGACCACCGCGACATCGTTGGCCAGCAGCGCGGAGGCGATGGTGTCGCCGGCAAAGCCTTGCACGGTGGCGCCATCGAAGCTGAAGCGGATCGGCTGCGAGCGGTCGATGGCGCTGCCGCCTGTGGCGAGACGCGAGGCGGTCACGCCGCGTGCTCCCCGCCAAGCGCTGTCGAGGACAGCACCTTGTGCGTAACCGTGTCGCGTTCCATGACAAAGAACTCGCCGCAATTCATGTGCACCCAGATTTCGCGCGCCGTGCCCTTCGGGTTGCTGCGCAGGTAGAGATATCCGGCCCAGCGCTCGATCGGCACATCGGCGCCCTCCGGCCTGGCATTGCCGGCATCGCCGCCATAGTGGAATTCGGTCTCGTCGCGCGGGCCGCAGAACGGGCAAGGGAAAAGCTGCATAAGGACCTCTAATGCGCGATGCCGGAGCCGGCCGCTTCGTCGATCAGCCGTCCGGTGGCGAAGCGGTCGAGATCGAAGGGCCGGCTGATGTCGTTGTGCTTGCCCGTCGCCAGCAGATTGGCCAGCAGCGTGCCGCCGGCCGGAATGGCCTTGAAGCCGCCCGTGCCCCAGCCGCAGTTGAGGAACAGATTGGGCAGCGGCGATTCGCCGATGATTGGCGAGGAGTCCGGCACGACGTCGACAATGCCGGCCCACTGTCGCATCAGCTTCAACTGGCCGAAGATCGGGAACATTTCCAGCAGCCCTGCAATCACCGTTTCCAGCGTCGGCAGATTGCCGCGCTGCGCGTATGAAGGAATACGGTCGAGCCCACCGCCGATGACGATCTCGCCCTTGTCCGACTGGCTGACATAGACGCCGCAGCCGGGCGACAGCACCACCGTGTCGAGGATCGGCTTCACCGGCTCGGAAACGCAGGCCTGCAGCGCATAGGAATTGATCGGCAGCCGGAAACCGGCCTTGGCCGCCAGCACCGAGGAATGCCCGGCCACCGCCATCCCGATGCGCTCGGAGCGGATGGCGCCACGGCTCGTCTGGACACCGCGGCAGCGGCCGCCCTCGATGATGAAATCGGTGATCTCGCAATTCTGGATGATGTCGACGCCGAGCCGGCTCGCCGCCCGCGCATAGCCCCAGGCGACTGCGTCGTGGCGTGCAGTGCCAGCGCGGCCCTGCCAGATGCCGCCGAAGACGGGGAAACGCGCGTCAGGCGAAAAATTGTAGATCGGCGCCACGCGGCGCACATCCTCGGGTGAAAACAGTTCGGCATCGATGCCGTTGATCTGCATGGCGTTGACGGTGCGCGCGCCGATTTCCATTTCGGCGGTCGAGTGGCAGAGATTGACCATGCCGCGCTGCGACAGCATGACGTTGTAGTTCAAATCCTTCGCCAGGCCTTCATACAGCCGGTGCGCCAGCCCGTAGAGCTCGACGCTTTCGGGATAATAATAGTTGGAGCGCACCACGGTGGTGTTGCGGCCGGTGTTGCCGCCGCCGATCCAGCCCTTTTCCACCACGGCCACCCTGGAAATGTTGTGGTTCTTGGCCAGGTAATAGGCCGTCGCCAACCCATGGCCGCCGCCGCCGATGATGATCGCGTCATAGGACGGCTTCGGCTCGGGCGAGCGCCAGGCCTGCTTCCAGCCGGTCTGGCCGGCCAGGCCCTCCTTGAATAGCGACAGGGCGGAATAGCGTCTGGTCATGGTGTACCGGACAGGCCTGATTTCGGGCAAGGGGCTTGGATCATGGCAGGGTCTTCCGCAGGATGGCAGCGGTTCGTTCGGTCATGCCCGCATCGCCTTGCCCAGCGGATCGTAGGGCGACGAAGCGATGACGCGCGCACTTCTTTCGACGCCGACGATATGGGTTGTCAACTCGGTATCGGTTCCGGCCGCATCGCGCTCGACAAGCGCCATGGCAAGGCTTTTGCCGACCGTATGGCCATAACCGCCCGAGGTGACGAAGCCGGCAAGCTTGCCTCTGCTCCAGACCGGCTCGTAGCCGCTGGCATCGGCATCCGCTGCGTCGATTTCGAGCGTCACCAGCTTGCGCCTGGCGCCGGCCTGCTGCTTTTTCCGCGCCGCATCGCGTCCGATGAAGTCGCCCTTGTCGAACGCGATCCAGCGATCCATGCCGGTTTCATCAGGCGTATAGTCTTGCGTGAACTCGCGCGACCAGATGCCGAAACTCTTTTCGAGCCGCAGCGAATTGACCGCGCCAAAGCCGTATTCGGTGATGCCGAGGTCGCTGCCTGCCGAAAGCAGCGCGCGGCGCAGCCCGGCATGCTCATTGGCGCCGCAATGGATCTCGTAGCCGAGTTCGCCGATGACAGAGAGCCGCCCGACCTTGGCCCGCACCAGGCCGACATCGAGCGTCTTGCAGGCGAGGAAGCCGAAGGCTTCGTGCGAGACATCCTGGTGCGTCAGCCGTTCCAGCAGCCGGCGCGCATTGGGGCCGGCCAGCGAAAAGCCGACGACCGCGTCCGAAATGTCACGAACGCTGACACCGTCGGCGAGATGCTGTTCGAACCAGCGCATATGCCATTGCCGCAGATAATAGGACCCCATGATCCACCAGCAGCCGTCGCCCCAGTTGAAGACGGTGAGGTCGCCCTTGAGCTTGCCGTTCTCGCCCAGCATCGGCGCGAGTTTCGCGCGGCCGGGCTTTGGCAGCGCACAGGCGAGCAGCCGGTCGAGCCAGGCTTCCGCTTGCGGTCCGCTGACCTCGTAGCGCGAGAAGGCGGTGATATCGAGCAGGCCGACGCCTTCGCGCACCTTGCGGCATTCCCGGGCGACGATGTCGAAGGCGTTGGAGCGCTTCAGCGTCGGTGTTTCGACGAAGCCTTGCGGCGCGAAATAAAGCGGCACTTCCATGCCCCAGGAACTGCCCCAGCGTGCGCCGGCGGCATCCATGGCGTCACGCGCGCCTGCGGTTTTCAGCGGACGCCCCGCCGGTAATTGCTCATTGGGGTAGCTCATGACGAAGCGGCGCGAATAGAACTGCCCGGTCGTCTGCTTGATGTATTCGCGGTTGGAGGCGAAGTCGCCGTAACGGGCGATGTCCATGCCGTAGACGTCCGCTTCCGGCTCGCCATGGATCATCCATTCAGCCAGCGACTTGCCGACGCCACCGCCTTGCAGGAAGCCGGCCATGACGCCGCAGGCCACCCAGTAGTTGGGGACGCCGCGCACCGGGCCGACCAGCGGATTGCCGTCGGGCGAGAAGGTGAAGGCGCCGTTCACCCAGCGCTTGATGCCGGCGGTCTCCAGGCAGGGGTAACGGCTGAAGCCGAGCGCCAGCTCGTTGGCGATGCGGTCGGTGTCCTCCTGGATAAGCTCGATGCCGTAGTTCCACGGCGCGCCGTCCATATTCCAGTGCTTGTGGTTGATCTCGTAGATGCCGAGCAGCAGGCCCTTCTGCTCCTGGCGCATATAGGTGAAACCTTCGAGGTCGACGACCAGCGGCAATTCCCGGTCGAGCGCCTGGATCTCGGGCAGCGCATCGGTGACGAGGTAATGATGCTCCATCGGCGAAACGGGCAGGTCGATGCCGGCCATCCGGCCGACCTGCTTGGCCCACAGGCCGCCGGCATTGACGACGTGCTCGGCAATAACCGTGCCTCTCTCGGTGACCACGTCCCAGCTGCCGTCGGCACGCCGGTTGAGCTCCAACACACGGTTGTGCTCGATGATCTCCGCGCCGCGCTTCCTTGCCGCCTTGGCATAGGCATGGACGACGCCCGAGGGGTCGATATGACCTTCGCGCGCCGCATAGAGGCCGCCCAGCATGCCGTCGGTGTTGAGGATCGGGCAGCGCTGCTTGATCTCGTCGACGCCGACCAGATGGACATCGTCTATGCCCATGGTCTGAAAAATGCGGTAGGAGGCCTTGAGCCATTCCCAGCGCTCCGGCGCGGAAGCGACCGAGATGCCGCCGGTCATGTGCATGCCGATGTTCTGGCCCGATTCCGTCTCGACCTCCGACAAAAGGTCGATCGTATAGGCCTGCAGCGCGGCGATGTTGGGGTCGGCGTTCAAGGCGTGGAAGCCGCCCGCCGCGTGCCAGCTGGAGCCGGCGGTCAGCACCTCGCGTTCGATCAGCGCGACATCGCTCCAGCCGAACTTCGCCAGATGATAGAGCACCGAGGCCCCAACCACGCCGCCGCCGATAACGATCGCCCTGTATTGGGATTTCATCCTGCCGCACTCCATCAGGTGATGACGCGCACCTTAATGGCGTTGTACACATGTGTCTAGTACATTGCGGGGAGCAGATTGCATGGTCACCAAGGAGGTTTTTACGGGTCGGATGTGTCTGCGTTGAGAGACGAAGATGAGCAGGAGCGCCCATCGCTTCGTCATCCTGGGGCGTAGCAAGGAGCGCAGCGACGCCGCGCAGACCCCAGGATCCATGCCGGGACTCGGAAGCGTCGCCACGGTGCAGAATTCCCGCTCCGCTGCAGTGCTTGTTGAAGGTCACGGAATGGATCCCAGGGTCTCCGCGACGGCGCTTCGCGCCTGCTTCGCCCAGGGATGACCACGTGGGGGAGGCTTCGGCCAATCTTGCATGGCGTCGGGCGGGATTATCAGGCCGAGGCGGCCCATGCCTGGCGTCTACCGTTTGCCGGAAAGCGTCTTCTCGACGTAGCGCGCAAAATCCTCGACATCCTCTGCCGGAGGTTCCTGGCCGGTGAAGCTGCGCAGATAGGAGGCGACCTGGGCCAGGCGGGTGCTCATCGGCTCGTTGAGCTCGAGCGAGTAGTAGCCGATCTGCATGAAATAGAGCACGCGGGCCCGCACGAACGCATCTTCGTCCTCATAGCCATGGCGCTTGAACATGTCGCGTATGGCATTGACGCGTTCTTCGTCGGCCTCATCGAGCGCGCGCCGGATGGCGGGCGAACGGCGGGCCCAGGCCCTGATGGCGAAATCCAGCCGTGGGTCGAACAGTTTCTCGTCGACCCAGCATTCGAAAATGCTCATCACGCCGCGGATGACGGTCGCGGAAGGCCGGTTGGCGCGCTCGACGATGAACCTGGTGTTGGTCTGCCGCCAATAGTCCAGCAACTGGTCGAGCAGATCCTGCCGGCTCTTGAAATACCAGTAGAAGCTGGAGCGCGAGACATCGAGCTGCTGGCCAAGCGTCAGCACGCGGACGCGTTCGACACCATCCGAGATCAGTGTTTCAAGCGCCAGCTTCAGCCAGTCTTCACGCGTGGCCTTGATGTTGCCGGTGGCGCCGGCGCGCTGGATCGTCGTTTCGATTGCTGCCATCAGCACGACGCATGACACGCCGGATCAGGCAAATCAAGGCTATGGACATGTCTGTACAGGGCAATTCGTTTGGGCTTGGAGAACGTCTCGCGGACATTAGCCGGTCAGCTATCGATGGGCGCCATCGCCGCCGCACGATTTGGCGTAATGGCAGGCCTGGGGATTTTTGTCGCGGCCGTTCGGCCAGTGCGTGCTTTCCCGCAAGGCATTTGTCTGGCAAATACCAGTTCAGACAGATGCCGCCGCGCGGCCAACCAGCAGGAAAGACCAGGACATGGCGCAGTTTCGAAAGAACCTCATCGATGGTGAATGGGTTGGCGATGCCGGCTCCCGCAACATCAACCCCTCGGATACCGGCGATGTCGTCGGCGAATATGCCTCGGCGGGTGTCGAACAGGCCAAGCAGGCGATCGCGGCGGCCAAGGCGGCGTTTCCGGCATGGTCGCGCTCCGGTCCATTGGCGCGCCATGCGGTGTTGAAGAAGGCGTCCGACGAGATCATGGCGCGCAAGGACGAGATCGGCCGCAATCTGGCGCGCGAAGAAGGCAAGACGCTGGCCGAGGGCATTGGCGAGACCATTCGTGCCGCCCAGATATTCGATTTCTTTGCCGGCGAAACATTGCGCCTGACCGGGGAGATGGTGCCGAGCGTGCGGCCGGGCGTCGGCGTCGAGATCACCCGCGAGGCCGTCGGCGTGGTCGGCATCATCACGCCGTGGAATTTCCCCATCGCCATTCCGGCCTGGAAGATCGCGCCGGCGCTCGCCCATGGCAACACCATCGTCTTCAAGCCGGCCGAGCTGGTTCCGGAGAGCGCCTGGTCGATCGTCGACATCCTGCATCGCGCCGGCCTGCCCAAGGGCGTGCTCAACCTCGTTATGGGCAAGGGCTCGGTGGTCGGCCAGGCGATGCTCGACAGCCCCGATGTCAATGCCATCACCTTCACCGGCTCGGTCGGCACGGGAAAACGCGTCGCGGCGGCAAGTGTCGAGCACATGCGCAAGTTCCAGCTCGAAATGGGCGGCAAGAACCCGCTGGTCGTGCTTGACGACGCCGATCTCGCGGTCGCCGTCGACTGCGCGCTCAACGGCGCCTTCTTCTCGACCGGCCAGCGCTGCACCGCCTCGTCCAGGCTGATCGTGACCGAAGGCATCCATGACCGTTTCGTCGACGCGCTGAAGGAGCGGATGGCCAAGCTGGTGATCGGCGATGCACTCGATGCGCAGACCCAGATCGGCCCGGTCGTCGACGCGACCCAGCTGAAGCAGGACGAGGATTACATCGCCATCGGCGTCAGGGAAGGCGCCACGCTCGCCTTCGGCGGCGAACGGCTCGATCGCAAGACGCCCGGCTTCTATCTCAGCCCGGCCCTGCTGACCGAAGCCACCAACGCCATGCGCAGCTCGCGCGAGGAGATTTTTGGCCCTGTCGCCAGCGTCATCCGCGTCAAGGATTACGACGAGGCGCTTGCCGTCGCCAACGACACGCCGTTCGGGCTCACCTCGGGCATCTGCACCACGAGCCTCAAGCACGCCACGCACTTCAAGCGCAATTCGGAGGCCGGCATGGTGATGGTCAACCTGCCGACGGCAGGCGTCGACTTCCATGTCCCCTTCGGCGGCCGCAAGGGCTCGAGCTACGGCCCGCGCGAACAGGGCCGCTATGCCATGGAGTTCTACACCACGGTGAAGACCGCTTATACATTCGCAGGCTGATCGGGCGCCGGCTTATCGGGCCGGCGAACCTTCACCACGGAACCGAGGCAATGACGTTGCAGGACCTGACCTGGCTCAACCCGCCGCCGCATCACGCCATGTCAGGCGATGCGGTGCGCGTTCGCACCGGCAAGGAGACCGATTTCTGGCGCGAGACTTTTTACGGTTTCTGGCGCGACAACGGCCATTTCCTGCATCGGCCGGTCGAGGGCGATTTCACCGCCGAAGTCACCGTCAGGGGTGATTACAGGGTGCTTTACGACCAGGCCGGGCTGATGGTCCGGCTCAGCGAAACGCATTGGATCAAGGCCGGCATCGAATACACCGACGGCCTCGCCTATTTCTCCGTCGTCGTCACCAACGACACGTCGGACTGGTCACTGGTGGCAATTCATGCCGATCCGAACGGCGTGAAGATCCGCCTGACCCGTCATGGCGAGGCGATCCGCGTCCAGTATCTCGATGCTTCGGACGGCCAGTGGAAACCGGTGCGGCTCGCCTATTTCCCGGTCTCGAAGACGGTCGCTGTCGGCATGATGTGCTGTTCGCCGCAGCGCGAGGGTTTCGAGGTCACATTCTCCGGATTTTCGGTCGGCCCGCCGATTTCACGGGAACTCCACGACTGACATTCCGGCCGGGACCGGGCTTGCGTGGCCCGCGCGCGCCGCAGGTCATTGCGGCCGCGACGGCGTCTGGGCTAAGCGTTGCCGATGGGCATGTCGCGTTGGCGGGCAAAACTCAAAAGGGCGGTCCGTTCCGGGGCGCTGAGATTCCTCGGCGTTCCTTCCGTGCTGTGGTCGCAAGGCATCGCTCACTTCTGCGACTTCGCCGGACCCGATTGGTATCGCAACGCGCCGACCGAATCGACGCAGAGCGAGGCCTTTTTCCGCGACCACTATAGTGGCGCGCATGGCATCGTCTGGGTTCGGCTGAGCACATTGGCCAGGGAGCGGCGAAACTGCGACCTCGATACGTTCGCCAGGGTTGCCTTGCCGACCATCAAGGCCCCCTTCATCCTGCTGACGACCGACGGCGATGCCTCGGTTCCGTCGGACTTGGCGAAGGACACCGTCGAGCGGCTTCTCGCCAACCCCTATCTGGTGTCCTGGTACAGCCAGAACAGCGATGGTGGTCACCCCAGGATCAAGCCGTTCCCGATCGGGCTGGATCTCCATACGCCGCGCTCCCTTGCAACGCCTGCCGGTCTGGTGCGGCAGCTGCAAACCCTGCGGGACCGGCAAGGCAATGCGGATCACCGTCAGCCCAGGATATTCTGCGATTTCAGCGTCAGCAGGGGCTCCAGCCAGCGTCGGGAGCTGCTTGATGCGCTGGACGGATGCCCGCATGTCGACTTCCTGAAGAGACGCGTTTCGCAGCGCGGCATCTGGCAGCTGTATGCGCAATATCCGCTCGTGCTTTCGAGCACGGGAAACGGCCTCGATTGCCAT contains these protein-coding regions:
- a CDS encoding sarcosine oxidase subunit delta produces the protein MQLFPCPFCGPRDETEFHYGGDAGNARPEGADVPIERWAGYLYLRSNPKGTAREIWVHMNCGEFFVMERDTVTHKVLSSTALGGEHAA
- a CDS encoding FAD dependent oxidoreductase, giving the protein MKSQYRAIVIGGGVVGASVLYHLAKFGWSDVALIEREVLTAGSSWHAAGGFHALNADPNIAALQAYTIDLLSEVETESGQNIGMHMTGGISVASAPERWEWLKASYRIFQTMGIDDVHLVGVDEIKQRCPILNTDGMLGGLYAAREGHIDPSGVVHAYAKAARKRGAEIIEHNRVLELNRRADGSWDVVTERGTVIAEHVVNAGGLWAKQVGRMAGIDLPVSPMEHHYLVTDALPEIQALDRELPLVVDLEGFTYMRQEQKGLLLGIYEINHKHWNMDGAPWNYGIELIQEDTDRIANELALGFSRYPCLETAGIKRWVNGAFTFSPDGNPLVGPVRGVPNYWVACGVMAGFLQGGGVGKSLAEWMIHGEPEADVYGMDIARYGDFASNREYIKQTTGQFYSRRFVMSYPNEQLPAGRPLKTAGARDAMDAAGARWGSSWGMEVPLYFAPQGFVETPTLKRSNAFDIVARECRKVREGVGLLDITAFSRYEVSGPQAEAWLDRLLACALPKPGRAKLAPMLGENGKLKGDLTVFNWGDGCWWIMGSYYLRQWHMRWFEQHLADGVSVRDISDAVVGFSLAGPNARRLLERLTHQDVSHEAFGFLACKTLDVGLVRAKVGRLSVIGELGYEIHCGANEHAGLRRALLSAGSDLGITEYGFGAVNSLRLEKSFGIWSREFTQDYTPDETGMDRWIAFDKGDFIGRDAARKKQQAGARRKLVTLEIDAADADASGYEPVWSRGKLAGFVTSGGYGHTVGKSLAMALVERDAAGTDTELTTHIVGVERSARVIASSPYDPLGKAMRA
- a CDS encoding aldehyde dehydrogenase — translated: MAQFRKNLIDGEWVGDAGSRNINPSDTGDVVGEYASAGVEQAKQAIAAAKAAFPAWSRSGPLARHAVLKKASDEIMARKDEIGRNLAREEGKTLAEGIGETIRAAQIFDFFAGETLRLTGEMVPSVRPGVGVEITREAVGVVGIITPWNFPIAIPAWKIAPALAHGNTIVFKPAELVPESAWSIVDILHRAGLPKGVLNLVMGKGSVVGQAMLDSPDVNAITFTGSVGTGKRVAAASVEHMRKFQLEMGGKNPLVVLDDADLAVAVDCALNGAFFSTGQRCTASSRLIVTEGIHDRFVDALKERMAKLVIGDALDAQTQIGPVVDATQLKQDEDYIAIGVREGATLAFGGERLDRKTPGFYLSPALLTEATNAMRSSREEIFGPVASVIRVKDYDEALAVANDTPFGLTSGICTTSLKHATHFKRNSEAGMVMVNLPTAGVDFHVPFGGRKGSSYGPREQGRYAMEFYTTVKTAYTFAG
- a CDS encoding TetR family transcriptional regulator, whose product is MLMAAIETTIQRAGATGNIKATREDWLKLALETLISDGVERVRVLTLGQQLDVSRSSFYWYFKSRQDLLDQLLDYWRQTNTRFIVERANRPSATVIRGVMSIFECWVDEKLFDPRLDFAIRAWARRSPAIRRALDEADEERVNAIRDMFKRHGYEDEDAFVRARVLYFMQIGYYSLELNEPMSTRLAQVASYLRSFTGQEPPAEDVEDFARYVEKTLSGKR
- a CDS encoding sarcosine oxidase subunit beta, which produces MTRRYSALSLFKEGLAGQTGWKQAWRSPEPKPSYDAIIIGGGGHGLATAYYLAKNHNISRVAVVEKGWIGGGNTGRNTTVVRSNYYYPESVELYGLAHRLYEGLAKDLNYNVMLSQRGMVNLCHSTAEMEIGARTVNAMQINGIDAELFSPEDVRRVAPIYNFSPDARFPVFGGIWQGRAGTARHDAVAWGYARAASRLGVDIIQNCEITDFIIEGGRCRGVQTSRGAIRSERIGMAVAGHSSVLAAKAGFRLPINSYALQACVSEPVKPILDTVVLSPGCGVYVSQSDKGEIVIGGGLDRIPSYAQRGNLPTLETVIAGLLEMFPIFGQLKLMRQWAGIVDVVPDSSPIIGESPLPNLFLNCGWGTGGFKAIPAGGTLLANLLATGKHNDISRPFDLDRFATGRLIDEAAGSGIAH